A genomic segment from Acidobacteriota bacterium encodes:
- the trxA gene encoding thioredoxin, whose protein sequence is MAEVLEITDENFEKEVINANGATLVEFSAEWCGPCKKLAPIVKEIASEMSGKLKVVYMDVEKARDTAVKFAILSVPTLLIFKGGRVVEEIIGLVPKKMILEKVNKVL, encoded by the coding sequence ATGGCAGAGGTTCTCGAAATCACAGATGAGAATTTTGAAAAGGAAGTCATTAATGCAAATGGAGCGACCCTTGTAGAGTTTTCTGCAGAGTGGTGCGGGCCATGCAAGAAACTGGCTCCCATCGTTAAGGAGATAGCCAGTGAGATGAGCGGCAAACTGAAAGTGGTGTACATGGATGTGGAAAAGGCCAGAGACACTGCTGTTAAATTCGCCATTCTCTCCGTGCCGACCCTCCTGATTTTCAAAGGGGGAAGGGTAGTCGAGGAGATCATCGGGCTCGTTCCCAAGAAGATGATTCTCGAAAAGGTAAACAAGGTGCTCTGA
- a CDS encoding cytochrome c biogenesis protein CcdA: protein MEWLNEIIKEWGFYLAESLKSNLEGGSILAVAIVFAAGILTSFTPCVYPMIPVTVTYIGGASVGSKSKGFVLSLFYVLGLAVIYTSLGAFSALTGKVFGDMTQNPWVYVTVANVIIFFGLSMLGVFTIRLPGFLSGIGKAGKKGGHLGAILMGMAAGFIAAPCTAPVLGVLLVLVGQKQDVLYGAFLLLMFALGMGVLFIFLGTFTGLLATMPKAGAWMDRIKIVFGIAMIVIGEYFLLKAGRMLSG, encoded by the coding sequence ATGGAATGGTTGAATGAAATCATCAAGGAATGGGGTTTCTATCTTGCCGAGTCTTTGAAGAGCAACCTGGAGGGCGGTTCCATCCTGGCGGTTGCCATTGTCTTTGCCGCAGGAATCCTGACAAGCTTCACACCCTGTGTCTATCCCATGATCCCCGTCACGGTGACTTACATCGGTGGGGCAAGCGTGGGATCGAAGAGTAAGGGCTTTGTGCTTTCGCTCTTTTACGTTCTCGGTCTTGCCGTCATCTACACATCTCTCGGTGCTTTCAGCGCGCTCACTGGAAAAGTCTTCGGCGACATGACGCAGAACCCCTGGGTCTATGTCACCGTAGCCAACGTCATCATCTTCTTCGGGCTGAGCATGCTCGGGGTATTCACCATAAGGCTCCCGGGATTCCTCTCGGGGATTGGAAAGGCGGGTAAGAAGGGAGGGCATCTTGGCGCCATCCTCATGGGGATGGCGGCAGGATTCATCGCTGCCCCCTGCACGGCTCCCGTTCTCGGCGTCCTTCTCGTTCTCGTCGGTCAAAAACAGGACGTTCTCTACGGCGCGTTTCTCCTCTTGATGTTCGCCCTCGGGATGGGTGTGCTCTTCATATTTCTTGGGACATTCACCGGTCTCCTCGCCACCATGCCAAAAGCGGGAGCGTGGATGGACAGGATAAAGATTGTTTTTGGTATTGCGATGATTGTCATCGGGGAGTATTTTCTGCTCAAGGCAGGAAGGATGTTATCCGGCTGA
- a CDS encoding peroxiredoxin family protein yields the protein MGGKVAPDFTLTDIDGKSFTIGKFRDHGVIHLFFTAVWCIPCRQEITKINDAYERFKAQGYTPLAIGVPTRQTPERLREYRQKEKIKFPLLFDSSGKVVESYRAEFLPRSILIDKKGTIRYEWDFVPDNFHEVINDLLKE from the coding sequence ATGGGAGGAAAAGTCGCCCCTGATTTTACCCTTACCGACATCGATGGAAAGAGTTTTACTATCGGGAAGTTCCGAGATCATGGTGTCATTCATCTGTTCTTTACCGCTGTCTGGTGCATCCCCTGTCGGCAAGAGATCACAAAAATAAACGATGCCTACGAGAGGTTCAAAGCTCAAGGATACACTCCGCTTGCAATCGGAGTCCCGACCCGGCAGACTCCGGAACGACTCAGAGAGTACAGACAGAAGGAAAAGATAAAGTTTCCACTCCTCTTTGATAGCTCCGGAAAAGTCGTGGAATCCTATCGAGCAGAATTCCTTCCCAGAAGCATCCTCATCGATAAGAAGGGCACCATCCGGTACGAGTGGGACTTCGTCCCTGATAATTTCCATGAGGTCATCAACGACCTTCTGAAGGAATAA